A stretch of DNA from Cyprinus carpio isolate SPL01 chromosome A25, ASM1834038v1, whole genome shotgun sequence:
TCAGTTTTATGTCTCACTGTAAATATTGATGTTACTCTGGTTTTTTCCcctttggggggtgggggggtggggggttcagttgtgtttttgtttattttggtgagTTATAAATAAAGACTCCACATCTGCCTGTACTTGAGTCTTCGCCTCTTACAATCTGTGACAGTACAAACGTGCCATTTGAAGATTCAGTGGcgatggggatttttttttttttttttttttacccagctcCTGAACGACCGAGGATCCAGACCCTTGCCAATGGGTCGCATCCCTGCCCACAAGACAATCACCCCTTCGGGCTGTACGCCAAGGACCTCTTCGATGCAGTCCAGGGGCTAGGGCTTGAGGAGAGCACCCTCATCCACCTGTTTTTAGCAGGCCTGGACGAGCCCGTCAACTGGGTGGAGCTGGAGGAGCTAGATACGTGGTCCTATTGGGAGATTAGGGTTAACCCTAATCTAGTCTAGGGTTAACCCTAATCTGTGGCCtaatggggcagctgtggcctaatggttagagaattggacttgtaatcAGAAGGTCacaagttcgagtctcggtgctggcaggagttgtaggtgggtggggagggaatgaacagcgctctcttcaaccctcaatacccatggctgaagtgcccttgagcaaggcactgaacccccagttgctccccggtcgctggatatagctgcccactgctccgggtgtgtgttcacggtgtgttcacttctcactgctgtgtgtgtgcacttggatgggttaaatgcagagcaacaattccgagtatgggttaccatacttggcaaatgtcacgactttcactttcactttctaacATGCCGGAGCCACCCTTGATGTCAGCTCTACCCCAGCTGCTTGCCCTGCCTCCTTGAGGCATGCTCCACTCTTGCTGCCTGCCAAGCTGCCAGCCCGCCCTGGCCTCCAGCCCTGCTGGTCCCGCCCTGGCACCCTTGTTTACCTCTGTCTGTCCTGgatatatctgattataatgtgaaaagcattttctggttcttatcagagaaggatttggtgcacttgtacactgtccctatcaaataatatgtatatgataAACTAAACCAGTAATATCACATTCAGACATCAGTTTATAATTCAGAGATTTAACTTAAGTACACTGCCTTATGGTGGGGTAAATTAAAATGCTGACTCCATTTACCCAACAACATTTGGCTCACTTTTCCCCCTAGCtgccattttggaaaaaaatagctGCTATAGCTTACCAGTTCAGGCTAATATTTATCTAAATGATTGGCATGGTTTTATTGCTAAATCATGATTGATGTAACAACCGTTACATCTGTTTTCACTTGGAGAAtccaaaaacagtatttaaagTAAATGGGTACCTTCCACTCCTCCCATGTGTTTCTCCttatcacagtctggcagaaatgatgggtggttccaaaatacatcgtcacatgacagtaaaagtgtacagttgccaagaaaCAGGgttgggtcaacttaccccactctcccctacttccacCGAAGATGAcgcagaagcaggctcagagagtgagggagagcccactcttttatcaaaacatctacaataaagtctgaaattattacagcgctttcttctcttttaattgtatatttgtaacaactgtatcacttgtattaacaagcacccaccccctagtgcccctttttttggtttgggccactgcccctcaaaatgtctgtgcacggccctgacTGTGTGTATTGTTCATATCTCAaaagatcaaagtgtctgaggttctTGAAATCTTACAAATGTAAGAAGAAAATGTTCTGAAGAGTtctggaaaaagagaaaaaaaaaagagaaaaaacaaaggtCAAGTGTTCGAGTTCATCCAGTAAGTAAATACTCTTGGTTATAGCCATTGTAATGTTAAATCAGTTTGCCAGTGTTGATTTATCTCATATTGATTCTTGTGTGTTgacaagagaagagaagagaagagaagagaagagaagagaagagaagagaatttATTAGGTTTGCATCTGTCAACGTTTTTTTCAATGGGAGGAGAAGAGAAGGTAAGTTATTTGAGGAGTATGCTGTACCTACAAGTATCACAAAATATCAGAGGAAATGGTAAACTTTCCCCTTTGTGAGAATCCAGCAGTTGACTCTGATTGGACAAGGGAAAAAATTGGGCTACTTTTCATTCCTTTTGAGCAGGTTTTAAGCTGTCATTGGGCTGGAAATTTTTCTTGGACCTGGCAACCCCGGCTTCAACAattgtttcactttcatttaacaCCAGCCGGAAAGACAGATTCGTGTTTTGACGCACAAAAATCAAGCTATTTTGacaaatgtatagtttttttttcatagttctttttttatagttcttttttttcatagttcaAGGAACTGTGACAAAGGCTTGCTTACAAATAATGTGAGCTGGCAGAAGAATATACAGATCCACCACTGCTGTACATGGcaacaatgcatttttgtttggtttatgtcttgtaaaataatgttaatgttcagCAGCAGTAACAACATTTAGAAACTATagcaaagattaaaaaataaaaataaaaatgtcagaaaacaGGACAATGGAAGACTCTACCTCTGGATCCAGTAAGTCTTtaattcctctttttgtgtacTTTCCGTTTGCTTACAAATACTGCTTTTTAAATTCATGACAGAAGAATAttcaaatacataattttttttagatacaaGACTCTCTGAAATAAGAATATTAATGATTGGGGGTCGAGAGTTGGGGGCAAAAGAAGCAAGTGGAAAAAGTTCAGCAGGAAACATCATTTTGGGGAGAAATGCTTTTGATATTAGTAGAAGAACAGCACGATCTGTTCAAGCTACAGGAGACGTGGACGGAAGACATCTGATTGTTGTTGACACACCAGGCTGGTGGTGGCATTATACTATTCAAAATACTCCACAGTTTGATAGACTGGAAATTATAAAAAGTCCAACACTATGTCTTCCTGGACCTCATGCCATCCTTCTGGTCATACCTGTATATTTAGCATTTCCAAGTATCTACAGAATGACTCTGGAAcaacaaataaagtttttgtcTAATGAGGTCTGGAAACACATTATTGTGTTGTTCACTTCTACCGAGCCATGTGATGAGAGCTCTTTGAAAAACAAGGTCAGAAAATGGCCAGATCTCGAACAGCTATTAGGGAGGTGTCACAACAGATACCACATTCTTAATATTAACAACCAGAGTGACAGCACTCAAGTGATCGCACTGCTGGAAAAGATTGAGAAATTGGCAGCACAAAACAAGGGCCAATGTCTTAAAATCAGCCAAAGCATATCTGCATGGATTcagaaggaaaaaacaacaaataaaagagACAAACAAAGAATACTCACGGAAGGAAAACAAACGACTGAACTTAAAGCTGACAGCAGAGGTAAAAAAGTGCATTGGAATTATCTATAAGTTAAGactcaatatacagtatataaaaaatacgGTGTATATTTACTGTTGATAATGTGATGCTAAAACCTTAAATAACTCTCCTTATTTAGATGGGGCACAACATCTGACTGATATAAGGATTGTGATAGTTGGAGCTTCTTGGGCTGCGAGAAGCTCTGCAGGCAACGTCATTCTGGGGGAAGAAGCTTTTGAAGTTGACGATTCAAGAACAACAGTGCGCTGTGCAGTTGGTCATGCTAAAGTACATGGCAGACAGCTAACAGTGGTCGACACTCCAGGCTGGTACTATAACAGTCTTCTTGAAAACACATCAGAGATGGACAAACTGGAGATCAGATGTAGTGTGTATTTATGCCCTTCTGGACCACATGCTATTTTGTTAACTGTTCCCATTGCCACAGCTTTTGACAAGTCTTATCAAACTGCTGTGGAGGGACATATGAGACTTTTGGGGGAAAATGTCTGGAATCATACAATTGTGCTGTTCACTCGAGGAGACTGGCTTGGCGATACAACCATTGAGGAACGTATTGAGACAGAAGAAGGACGCCTTGAGTGGCTGATGGAAAAATGTGGATACAGATatcatgttttaaattgtaaatggcACAATAACAACACACAAGTAGTGGAACTCCTTGAAAAGATTGAAAAAATGGTGACGGAGAACAATGGCTGTTATTATGTTCCAGAAATAAATGATCCAATCACTGAGcttgaaaagaagagaaaaactgCAAGTACTAACAAGATGAACGTGAGCAAGCAAAGACATATCCTTAAAGAGTTGCTTAAAGGTACTGTATGTGCACAGTTTGCTACTTTGTAACGTGtgttaaattgcaattaaaaacaatatgatttgaaaaaatgtattttcacgtTTAAAGGAAGGAATGAATTAAAATCTGAATCCCAATCATTGTGAACCTAATGACATACTTTATAATTGAatgaaaaattgtaataaaattatgcAGGCACTCTACTTTAGCCCTTAGTTGTgactatatttataatatagaacTGAGGCATGGTGTGAATTTTTAATAGTAAACACTCTGGTACTTCTTCATCAATACTAGACCGAAAATACAATCTCTCAAATGTGAGGATCGTGCTTCTTGGAGCAGAGGGAGTCGGGAAGAGCACGTCAGGAAACACCATTCTGCAAGGATATTTTTTTGAGCCCACACTGGGAGAGGTATATCATACTTCCATGTTAGTGATATTTAAGATTCGTTTCTATATCCTGCGCAAAAGTCTGAGGCATGTTagtatttcaccccaaaaatagttttaagacagttatttttatttgtattataattagAGATTTTTGTATCCAGGGGGAGTCTGACAACAgttttttctctttattcatgTAATAATAGACAGACTTGATGATGGTGAGACTAGATCTCAgagtggagcactggctgttatCGGACTTCCTGTcaatacaaaaatctcactggactAATACAAATAATGGCAAAAGGAGCTTGGAAATGTAAACTGCTCATAACAAAACTTACAATTATTAGCTTTACATGCCTATgactttttcacagcactgttgCCTGTTAGCTGCATGatcatttactgtttttatgttttgtgatgatTATTTATGAGCCCTTTGAAAGAGTTTTCTTACTGTTCTGCTGTACTTCACTTTAAATAGAATCATTTAGAAACTTATTTCTTCTTGTTTAGAGTAATTCATTGTAATTTCTTCTAGGGTCATGAAATCCATACAAGGCAATGTATAACAAAACAGAGGAAAGTTGAGGGACATCATGTCTCAGTGGTGGACACACCTGGCTGGTCCACATCAATtttggaaaatgaaaaagaaattttATGCAGTCTGGAAGTTTGTTCTCCAGGACCTCATGCATTCCTGCTAGTGTTGCCTGTACGCAAgccttttacaaagaaatgtcagCAAACAGTGGAGGAGCTCATGAGCCTTTTTAGAGAGAATGTCTGGAGACATACAATAATATTATTCACTGAGGCACACTGGCTGAAGAATAAACCAGTTGAGGAGTATATTGCATGCGAAGGAGAAGCTTTGCAAGAGTTGATAAGTAAGTGTGGAAACAGATATCATGTGATAGACAATGACTGGGATAACAGATCTCAAGTCAGAGTTTTGTTAAAGATGATTGAACAAATGGTGGCAAGAAATAGAGGTGAATACTTCACTCTTGAAAAAAAGGCAAGCAAGCCAGGAGTCCTCAGGTGGCTCAGTGGGTCAAAGACACTAACTGAAGAGGAGTGGATGAAACGTGAGGATGAACTTATTGACAGGGTGTTGAAAACACTAGTGGCGGATCCAGATGAAAACCCCAAGCAGTCATCTCATGAACTAAAAGGAAGTTTTGATGGCTCAATCCCAAATAGTATGTTTCtgtttatatagaaatatataaactataataataatgtaaattatatagaaTAAATTTTCATATTACATGCACAATACATATAAATGTGCAGTCtactattttaacatatttatactattattaacATTTGCAGTATGTTTAGAGAGGCACAAAGTACCTATAAATGATGCATGGAATGAACAATGATTTCCATAATAGCTTTACTTATATGTACTGTAACCAAAATGtctaacattaaaaatcaatgtgttttcaGTGAGTGGAGATTCTGGATTTTCTGACGTAAACAGTGTATTTGGAGTTGATGTTCTCAACTCTACTGTTAAAGTAAGTAATTGGCTTGGGCGTCCAGGAAATGATGCAACATCATCAGGGTATGACACCATGAGCATTGCATCCAGTACTCAGTATCAGAAGATGGAAGATGTCAAGGTTGATATTCCAGGGTCCAGACAACCAGTGGGCAATCTGAAACCTGCTCGTGATACGAGTGCAAAAAAGCATTCAAGATCAAGATCAATATAAAGCAACTGTTCTGTGCATTGTGGGACAAGatgaaacaatcaaaatattaacaGATCAGGTAACATGCATTTCTGCTAGTACCTGTACTTGAGCGTTTCAAAAAGAAAACTCAACAGACAGTTAAGAAGCTCATGAGCCTTTTTGGTTTATATGGCAGATGTCAGAAATTGTATTCCAGTGTCCATACACAGACCATGATACACCAACACATGACATATACACTTAAACAAACATCAGAAACACAAGTAAAAACAATGTATAAACCTTAAAAAGTActtgcaattaaatatttaataaagatgTATACCCAGGTTTAATCTCGATGAATGCACACACTCATGAAATGTGTAGCTTGAATGTGaattcattttggataaaagtgcaaaatgcataaatgtaagctTGCAAAATAGTGTTCCACTGTACCACCCGTGGTACAAATACCACTCAAAAATGGATTTCAGGAACATTAAGTAATGacataactatataaaataaatacatatagcaGCATTTCTTACATAGGGTTTGTTAATTCAACAATATATTCAATATACAACAAATGTAAGATCATTGAAAACTGTAAAGTGTGATTTTAAGACCATTAAAATTTGTACTTGAACTTTTGTGTTCTTTGTGTACTTTAACATTATTCATGATTGTGTTTACATCGACAACAATGTGGAATATGCACACATCTTTTATAAACTGGTTcaagtatatatattttctgtaaacaGCAATTGAATATATAGTAAATGTTCCATAGTAAGAATAGTAGAGGAGCTGTCACCAATGAAAAAGCATCTATATACAGTGCAGTACTTATACACAGCAAAAATCTGAGTGTTTAATGTACTCTATAGGAGTACACTGAACACTGGTTTCAGTTTATATATAGGTCCAAGAGTTCGGTGTTCATTGAacactgtaaaaagtgtaaaataaatactCTCAAAATAGTTACATTTGATCACCTGGAGAGTTAAAATGTACTCTTATAAATAGCACTTTTTGACACcgtttcaattattttaaacaccTGCAAGTGTAAACCTAGAACCTTTGCAGAGCTCATTATTTAACACATGGAGAGTACAAATGTACTCTAAAGCTGGTAcgtttttatttacaatgtttcaATAGTTTCCAGCACCTGCAGTGTAAACCTAGAACCATCAGTGAATGAAAAATACTCCAAGTCAGTgctttttatgtctgttttatttaacagTTCATGGATGTTCAAAAACAGATGCCGAAAAAATAATGTGCTTTGAAAAGTTCATCAAAGGCTGACAGGGAAGACTTGCCCTTGCAGGGAAGGAGATCACCATCCAATGCAATGTAGAACTCGTGTATGTGCTTTCTTGTCGTCCCAACTGCCAGGATGTAGGGCTGCCTCCGCTGGTTTGGACCAGAGTGCTCCTGAAGGCTGCGACATGACTGTAAGATAacaataaactgaaatgaatctACACTGAACATCACATTTTGATGGATAAGTCACACTCTGATAGAAACCTTTGATGGCACAGTTAGCTTTCCCATGCAGGATATATTCTGGGGGGTTACACAATTGACTTTTGACAATGGCTATTGCCATTGGAGATCAGGACACACTGACCTTATGAAATTTGACTACATGGTCCACAGCTTCCCAGGTACTGATCTTTACAGCTCCCTTCTTTCCACTTGGAGGTGGTGGCAGTAGGTAGACCAGCAGTAGCAGTGAGGCCATGTCACTATCACAACCTGAGAAGGCAGAAGCACCTGCTTAAAGCATGATATACACCTGACCAAAACCTTTGATACTACATCAGTATTTAAACTCAAAACTATTTTCAATAACAATACTAGTTCTGCAACTAAAATTTTTTTCGATAATCGATTAACCTGTCAATTATTAATCAATTGGTTGGATTAAAAGGCCAATTTATCGAGGAAATTTTATTCTGCACAATGCTCTCCTTCAAACATTGTGCCAATTGAAGCCTATGAAAACGGTAGTAAATTAATCTATGTGGGCTTCAGTCAAGGGTTATTGCGCTTCCATTCCCACCGCCGTTTGATTGATGCACGGACTTGCGCTCATTCAGTGAAGTTTACAAAGACTCAATTACTGACAGGACTTTGTGTAAAATGCTGaggaaaacacattaaacatcacACACATTTGTCGCAGCATCTGACAAGACAGGCCACGTTAATACAATTACAAGTCAGTTTGAAGAACTTAATATAAAACATTCTCATGTTTTGTATTGTGCAATTTTCCCGCAGCAGCTAACTCTGCGACCTCTGCTCTGTTTTTCAGAtgcgttttatgcatagaaatGCGTTTTACACACTGATACACTGAAGATTCTTTACtgcttaataaaattaatttaaagaatatttgattgatttatgtTATCCTTGTATTTGTTGTGGCacataatatttagtttataattaTTAGTGATAGCTTAAATTTTATTGTATCAAATTTTGCCCCACCACTTTTGGCGTAGTGGTGCCACCCGTGgtacaaatatactgtaaatatacagtatgtagtattgtataaaacaggacaaaaatagATTATTTACCAAGGGTCAAGTGACCTTTATTAATATAGTGCTTTTatcaatacagattgtgtcaaagcactttgcagtattaaataggaaaatagtgtgtcaataatgcaaaatgacaagagtaaacactcatttttcagttaaagagcacctatcatggaattttgaaatttacctttcatgtagtgtgtaacatagatctaagtgaacaaaaatattctgcaaagtttgaaatatgacagtgcaccgtatataaagttattgtctttcaaaagtaagagtcgactctgagtcatttttatgaatcgttagaagaccgaaGCTTTTTCTCTGACTAGATGACGTCAATTTGTCAAGTTATTTGAATACGATACGCCCACTAATTGCGCTCCAAGACGCcagtgaaaactagaaaacatcatGGCGACGAGACGAGACACTGTGTTCTGAAGTGCGactcaaaagcaaacttttttcatctgcccaaggatgagcatttgaagactaagtggctacaattcatatatacaactgtaccacagaagtatagtccgagccttgtgctttgttcacgccattttgaagacgattgctttacgaacttaaatgcaatcaaacttggattcgtgagccggctgatattgaaggaaggttcagttacaagtgtatttgcatcagcgtcctcctccgtatcacaacctgtaagtgttattaataattgatgcttttacattttatgtagcatgcttaataattgtttggtttgttgtgtaagCGCCTTTTAGCTTCTAGGTCTTCAATGACAATTGTATTGAGATATGTGAAGTGTTTGTCGTTTGTGTTGtctgatcagtattttaaagttgcaaattgtttctgtgtagttgtagccccagttaaataactattactatgttatttttttatatatgctttctatcttttcaaagtacatataatgtgtttccaggtaaagcacaatattactgtcttactgaagtagttctaaaaattcgcagggaacctaagaatatgttgattattgtagactgacgttgttctaattactttgtttaataataaagaatgtagtgtagcacacagactttataataattgtgaaactgctgtttattgtgctgcactggcagttacagggttattGCGGGAGAGatgagcgtcttttgtctgtcgttcttcaaacattacagtagacatattttggtttacaaactgtattgtttaatcagttagtcacgttaacactcggctaacgtatccacctagtgttcacagtttagcagctaaactttagctatgggcacgattcgcttgcattttttgcattttatgtcattataagaacggattgattatattactgttttatgtaaaggtgctttgtcaatggtagcgctggctaactggctcaaggactcatctctgtgccaatcacaacaggtttgtccagctgaccaatcagagcagagtaggcttgaggaagggaggggcttgctccgaacttgcttggaacgaatagtttcctaatcattggcaaatgactctaatattaaatgtatattctgagaaaattacaatgttttctgatcttagatgcatttaaacctgttgtagggcactccaacacaatattaggacactttaaaataccatatgacctgctctttaaaggcagttcatcattaaattcagtgatgtcatcatttagctcagttcagtttaaatagtatctgtgcaatcaagtcaacgatatcgctgagTATTAAGTGTCCCAACAGCAAGGGTGGAGGAGGGATGTCAAAAGAACAATCTTAGGTAGGTGGTTTCTTCCAGGGTCACGGTTTCCAGCACAATTTGGCTATTTTGAATATGAAATAAAGAGTTACTGGTTGCAGTTTTTTGGGCTACTTTCATTATGTGCCTCAGCCACCAAATTGTTTCTTTGTCggcagttaaaaaataaaaaccgctGCATGTAAGCGAGTAAAAGTGTGAATGGAAGGGCCTTCAAAAAGGACGTCACACATTAAATGAGCATTACGCCCACATCTGCACTTGTGTTGGTTGGTCTGCAGACGAACAGGCAGGATTGTAAAATGGCAGGTAAATGGAGCAAAGGGAAGAAATATCGCAAAGAATGGGGGACAGAAAAGGGATTAATtgacaaatgatgaaaaaaagaagCATTCTGTAAGTATTGCAAATGTGAAATTAGAGCTCACCATAGTGATATGGTAGCCAGTGCAGCAACCGAaaaggataataataaaaaaaaaaaaaatgcagctccTTTCTCAAATTTCAGAATATTATTTGACATAGGCAGTTCCTTTCAAAGAACTAATGTTGCAAAAAAGGAGGCAGAGTTGATGCTGGCATAtgttggctgttattaagcctctcatcaaaaaaccacaactagaccccaaagaactagacAATTACAGACCGAtttcgaatctcccttttctgtccaagatactagaaaaggtattatccttacaattatattccttcttagagaaaaaatggtatctgtgaggatttccagtcaggatttagactgcatcatagtactgagactgctctccttagagttacaaatgacctgctcttatcatctgatcatggttgtatctctctattagtgctattggatcatagtgctattggatcttagtgctgcgttcaacactactgacaaaaactttttttgcatagactagaaaactttgttggcattaatggaagtgcattagcatgttttaagtcatacttatatgaccgccatcaattcatagcagtgaatgaagaggtatcatatctaCCACAATTGCAGTATGgtgtacctcaaggctcagtactagggccgttactctacACGCTTTTCATGTTACCCtttggagatatcatcaggaaacatggtgttagctttcactgttatgctaatgatactcagctctatatttcttcgtggcccggtgaaatataccaatttgaaaaactaacggaatgcatagtcaatataaaaaactgaatgatgagtaatttcttactgctaaattctgaaaaaacagaggtgttaattataggacctaaaaaatctgcatgtaataacctagaacaccgTCTAaaacttgatggctgctctgtcaattcttcgtcatcagttaggaacctttttaggctgcattaattagctATTTAATAGctatctttccttagaaagccacgtttgtagcatttgtaaaactgcatttttccatctcaaaaatatatctaaattatggcctatgctctcaatgtcaaatgcagaaatgttaatccatgcgtttatgacctcaaggttagattattgtaatgctttattgggtggttgttccgcaggcttaataaacaaattccagctagtccaaaatgcagcagctagcgttcttactagaaccaggaagtatgaccatattagcccggttctgtcaacactgcactggctccctattaaacattgtatagattttaaaatcttgctttttacatataaatccctgaatggtttagcacctcagtatttgaacgagctcttgttacattatagtcctccatgtccgctgcattctcaaaactctggcaatttgataatacctagaatatcaaagtcaattgcgggcggcagatccttttcctatttagcacctaaactctatAATCTACCtgacattgttcgggaggcagacacactcttgcagtttaaatatagattaaagacccatctctttaacctggcttacacataacacactaatacgcttctaacatccaaatccgttaaaggatttttaggctggattaattaggtaaactggaactgggaacactttccataacacccgatgtacttgctacatcgttagaagaatggcatctacgctaatattagtatgtttct
This window harbors:
- the LOC109064641 gene encoding GTPase IMAP family member 8; amino-acid sequence: MSENRTMEDSTSGSNTRLSEIRILMIGGRELGAKEASGKSSAGNIILGRNAFDISRRTARSVQATGDVDGRHLIVVDTPGWWWHYTIQNTPQFDRLEIIKSPTLCLPGPHAILLVIPVYLAFPSIYRMTLEQQIKFLSNEVWKHIIVLFTSTEPCDESSLKNKVRKWPDLEQLLGRCHNRYHILNINNQSDSTQVIALLEKIEKLAAQNKGQCLKISQSISAWIQKEKTTNKRDKQRILTEGKQTTELKADSRDGAQHLTDIRIVIVGASWAARSSAGNVILGEEAFEVDDSRTTVRCAVGHAKVHGRQLTVVDTPGWYYNSLLENTSEMDKLEIRCSVYLCPSGPHAILLTVPIATAFDKSYQTAVEGHMRLLGENVWNHTIVLFTRGDWLGDTTIEERIETEEGRLEWLMEKCGYRYHVLNCKWHNNNTQVVELLEKIEKMVTENNGCYYVPEINDPITELEKKRKTASTNKMNVSKQRHILKELLKDRKYNLSNVRIVLLGAEGVGKSTSGNTILQGYFFEPTLGEGHEIHTRQCITKQRKVEGHHVSVVDTPGWSTSILENEKEILCSLEVCSPGPHAFLLVLPVRKPFTKKCQQTVEELMSLFRENVWRHTIILFTEAHWLKNKPVEEYIACEGEALQELISKCGNRYHVIDNDWDNRSQVRVLLKMIEQMVARNRGEYFTLEKKASKPGVLRWLSGSKTLTEEEWMKREDELIDRVLKTLVADPDENPKQSSHELKGSFDGSIPNMSGDSGFSDVNSVFGVDVLNSTVKVSNWLGRPGNDATSSGYDTMSIASSTQYQKMEDVKVDIPGSRQPVGNLKPARDTSAKKHSRSRSI